From Bradyrhizobium sp. NDS-1, the proteins below share one genomic window:
- a CDS encoding SRPBCC family protein has product MTETSNETRSVVVEREFAFPPERLWRALTQPHLIEEWLMKNDFKPSVGHRFNLRGEWGGVLDCEVLTIEPQKSLAYTWNFSHEDSAFDLKSVVTFTLTPTSAGTHLRVEQAGFGPTQKQAYGGAHAGWKQFFNKLDELLARAD; this is encoded by the coding sequence ATGACTGAAACTTCAAACGAGACGCGCTCCGTGGTCGTCGAGCGCGAATTTGCCTTTCCGCCCGAGCGGCTCTGGCGCGCGCTGACGCAGCCGCATCTGATCGAGGAATGGCTGATGAAGAACGACTTCAAGCCGTCAGTGGGCCATCGTTTCAACCTGCGCGGCGAATGGGGCGGCGTGCTGGACTGCGAGGTACTCACCATCGAGCCGCAGAAGAGCCTCGCCTATACATGGAATTTCTCGCATGAGGATTCCGCCTTCGACCTCAAAAGCGTCGTGACCTTCACGCTGACGCCGACGAGCGCAGGCACGCATTTGCGGGTGGAGCAGGCGGGCTTCGGCCCGACGCAGAAGCAGGCCTATGGCGGCGCGCACGCCGGCTGGAAGCAGTTCTTCAACAAGCTGGACGAACTGCTCGCGCGGGCCGACTAG
- a CDS encoding PrkA family serine protein kinase — MYNDSLFNAFARSFEARSQHDMSMAEYLESCRSDPMKYANAAERLLAAIGEPQTIDTAKDPRLGRIFLNRTIRTYPAFAGFYGMEETIERIVGFFRHAAQGLEERKQILYLLGPVGGGKSSLAERLKSLMEVHPIYVLKAGDELSPVFESPLSLFDPDQLGPMLEEKYGIPRRRLTGLMSPWCYKRLEAFGGDISQFRVAKIQPSRLRQIGIAKTEPGDENNQDISSLVGKVDIRKLETYAQNDPDAYSYSGGLNRANQGVLEFVEMFKAPIKMLHPLLTATQEGNYIGTENIGAIPFTGVILAHSNEAEWASFKANKNNEAFIDRICVIKVPYCLRITEEQKIYEKLIQGSELASAPCAPSTLETLARFSVMSRLRKHENSTVFAKMRVYDGESLKESDPKARSVQEYRDAAGVDEGMDGVSTRFAFKILAATFNHDPQEVAADAVHLMYALEQSIRREQLPEEVEKRYLEFIKADLAPRYAEFIGNEIQKAYLESYSDYGQNLFDRYVDYADAWIEDQDFKDPDTGQLLDRELLNQELTKIEKPAGIANPKDFRNEVVKFSLRSRAQNGGKNPTWTSYEKIRDVIEKRIFSQVEDLLPVISFGSKKDGETEKKHGEFVARMVERGYTERQVRRLVEWYMRVKQAG; from the coding sequence ATGTACAACGATTCTCTATTCAACGCTTTCGCTCGGTCGTTCGAGGCGAGAAGCCAGCACGACATGTCGATGGCGGAATATCTGGAATCGTGTCGAAGCGATCCCATGAAATACGCGAACGCGGCCGAACGACTGCTAGCTGCCATCGGCGAACCCCAGACGATCGACACGGCCAAGGACCCACGCCTTGGCCGTATTTTTTTGAACCGCACGATCCGCACCTATCCGGCCTTCGCCGGCTTCTACGGCATGGAAGAAACCATCGAGCGCATCGTCGGTTTCTTCCGCCATGCCGCGCAAGGTCTCGAAGAGCGCAAGCAGATCCTCTATCTGCTCGGGCCGGTCGGCGGTGGCAAATCCTCGCTTGCCGAGCGGCTGAAGTCGCTGATGGAAGTGCATCCGATCTACGTGCTCAAGGCCGGCGATGAACTCTCGCCGGTGTTCGAGAGCCCGCTCAGCCTGTTCGACCCCGATCAGCTCGGGCCGATGCTGGAAGAGAAATACGGCATTCCGCGCCGCCGTCTGACCGGACTGATGAGCCCGTGGTGCTACAAGCGGCTGGAAGCCTTCGGCGGCGACATTTCCCAGTTCCGCGTCGCAAAGATCCAGCCGTCGCGGCTGCGGCAGATCGGCATCGCCAAGACCGAGCCCGGTGACGAGAACAACCAGGACATCTCCTCGCTGGTGGGCAAGGTCGATATCCGCAAGCTCGAGACCTACGCGCAAAACGATCCCGACGCCTACAGCTATTCCGGCGGCCTCAACCGCGCCAACCAGGGCGTGCTCGAGTTCGTCGAGATGTTCAAGGCGCCGATCAAGATGCTGCACCCGCTGCTCACCGCGACGCAGGAAGGCAACTATATCGGCACCGAGAACATCGGCGCGATTCCGTTCACCGGCGTGATCCTGGCGCACTCCAACGAGGCCGAATGGGCGAGCTTCAAGGCGAACAAGAACAACGAAGCCTTCATCGACCGCATCTGCGTGATCAAGGTGCCGTACTGCCTGAGGATCACGGAGGAGCAGAAGATCTACGAGAAGCTGATCCAGGGCTCCGAGCTCGCGTCGGCGCCTTGCGCGCCCTCGACGCTGGAGACGCTGGCGCGGTTCTCGGTGATGTCGCGCCTGCGCAAGCACGAGAATTCCACGGTGTTCGCCAAGATGCGGGTTTACGACGGCGAGAGCCTGAAGGAATCCGATCCGAAGGCGCGCAGCGTCCAGGAATATCGCGACGCCGCCGGCGTCGACGAGGGCATGGACGGCGTCTCCACCCGCTTCGCCTTCAAGATCCTGGCTGCGACCTTCAACCACGACCCGCAGGAGGTCGCCGCCGACGCCGTGCATCTGATGTACGCGCTGGAGCAGTCGATCCGCCGCGAGCAGCTGCCGGAGGAAGTCGAGAAGCGCTATCTCGAATTCATCAAGGCGGATCTCGCGCCGCGTTATGCCGAGTTCATCGGTAACGAGATCCAGAAGGCCTATCTGGAATCCTACTCCGATTACGGCCAGAATCTGTTCGATCGCTACGTCGACTATGCCGACGCCTGGATCGAGGACCAGGATTTCAAGGATCCCGACACCGGCCAGCTGCTGGATCGCGAGCTTTTGAACCAGGAGCTGACGAAAATCGAGAAGCCGGCGGGCATCGCCAACCCCAAGGACTTCCGCAACGAGGTTGTCAAATTCTCGTTACGGTCGCGGGCCCAGAACGGCGGCAAAAATCCGACCTGGACCTCCTACGAGAAGATTCGCGACGTGATCGAAAAGAGGATATTCTCCCAGGTCGAGGATCTGCTTCCGGTCATCTCCTTCGGGTCGAAGAAGGACGGCGAGACGGAGAAGAAGCATGGCGAGTTCGTCGCACGCATGGTGGAGCGCGGCTACACCGAGCGTCAGGTTCGCCGGCTCGTCGAATGGTACATGCGTGTGAAGCAGGCCGGTTGA
- a CDS encoding DUF1801 domain-containing protein encodes MKKAAAKKSSAKETGAASASKLIDGRIRELGDWRGEMLGRIRDLIKQADPDVVEAWKWRGVPVWEHDGIICTGETYKEVVKMTFAKGAALEDPAGLFNSSLDGNVRRAIDIREGDKIDAKALKALIRAAVELNASKKPAKKRPA; translated from the coding sequence GTGAAGAAGGCGGCAGCGAAGAAGAGCAGCGCGAAGGAAACAGGCGCAGCGTCAGCCTCGAAACTGATCGACGGCAGGATCAGGGAGCTCGGCGATTGGCGCGGCGAGATGCTGGGGCGGATCCGCGACCTGATCAAGCAGGCCGATCCCGACGTGGTCGAGGCGTGGAAATGGCGCGGCGTTCCCGTATGGGAGCATGACGGCATCATCTGCACCGGCGAGACCTACAAGGAAGTGGTGAAGATGACCTTTGCCAAGGGCGCGGCGCTGGAGGATCCGGCGGGCCTGTTCAACTCCAGCCTCGACGGAAACGTGCGCCGTGCGATCGATATTCGCGAAGGCGACAAGATCGACGCGAAGGCGTTGAAGGCGCTGATCCGTGCGGCGGTGGAGCTGAATGCGAGCAAGAAGCCGGCGAAGAAGCGGCCGGCGTAG
- a CDS encoding ArsR/SmtB family transcription factor — protein sequence MSPAPDLLFRTLADPTRRAIFERLCREGEQTVGALTARSGVSQPAVSKHLGALKQAGLVRDRHEGRQTHYSALPGALDPLIDWTSQMAGFWQRRLDALDDLLKRMDQ from the coding sequence ATGTCTCCCGCCCCCGATCTCCTGTTCAGAACGCTCGCCGACCCCACGAGGCGGGCGATCTTCGAGCGGCTTTGCCGCGAGGGCGAGCAGACGGTCGGGGCGCTGACGGCGCGATCGGGCGTTTCCCAGCCCGCGGTCTCCAAGCATCTCGGCGCGCTGAAGCAGGCCGGCCTCGTACGTGACCGCCATGAAGGACGGCAGACCCATTACAGCGCGCTGCCCGGTGCGCTCGATCCGCTGATCGACTGGACCAGCCAGATGGCCGGCTTCTGGCAAAGGCGGCTCGACGCACTCGACGATCTCCTGAAGAGGATGGACCAATGA
- a CDS encoding YeaH/YhbH family protein: MHIIDRRLNPGGKSLENRQRFLRRAKSLVQGAVKKTSQERDIKDVLEGGEVTIPLDGMHEPRFRREGGTRDMVLPGNKKFIEGDYLQRSGQGSAKDSGPGEGDSEDAFRFVLSRDEFVDLFLDDLELPDLAKRKIAQTESEGIQRAGYTTSGSPANISVSRTVKLALARRIALKRPRKEEVEELEAAIAACTDEDERLELLDQLEKLKAKTKRIPFIDPLDIRYRRFETVPRPVAQAVMFCLMDVSGSMSEHMKDLAKRFYMLLYVFLKRRYKHVEIVFIRHTDRAEEVDEQTFFYGPASGGTLVSSALQAMHEIVRERFNPSDWNIYAAQASDGDNSYSDGELTGMLLTDKILPVCQFFAYLEVGESGGSAFDLSDSSLWTLYERLRNSGAPLSMRKVSERSEIFPVFHDLFQRRETAQEKAAP, translated from the coding sequence ATTCACATTATTGACAGGCGCCTGAATCCAGGCGGCAAGAGTCTTGAGAACCGCCAGCGGTTCTTGCGTCGGGCCAAGTCCCTGGTGCAGGGCGCCGTCAAGAAGACCTCGCAGGAACGAGACATCAAGGACGTCCTGGAGGGGGGCGAAGTCACGATCCCCCTCGACGGCATGCACGAGCCGCGCTTCCGCCGCGAGGGCGGAACGCGCGACATGGTGTTGCCCGGCAACAAGAAGTTCATCGAGGGCGACTACCTCCAGCGCTCCGGCCAGGGCAGCGCCAAGGATTCGGGCCCGGGCGAAGGCGACAGCGAGGACGCCTTCCGTTTCGTGCTGAGCCGTGACGAGTTCGTCGATCTCTTCCTCGACGATCTCGAACTGCCGGATCTCGCCAAGCGCAAGATCGCGCAGACCGAGAGCGAGGGCATCCAGCGCGCCGGCTACACGACCTCGGGCTCGCCCGCCAACATCTCGGTGAGCCGGACGGTGAAGCTGGCGCTGGCCCGCCGCATCGCGCTCAAGCGTCCCCGCAAGGAGGAGGTCGAAGAGCTGGAGGCCGCGATCGCCGCATGCACCGACGAGGACGAGCGTTTGGAGCTGCTCGACCAGCTCGAAAAGCTGAAGGCGAAGACCAAGCGCATTCCCTTCATCGATCCGCTCGACATCCGCTACCGCCGCTTCGAGACGGTGCCTCGGCCGGTGGCGCAGGCGGTGATGTTCTGCCTGATGGACGTCTCGGGCTCGATGTCCGAGCACATGAAGGATCTCGCCAAGCGATTCTACATGCTGCTCTACGTGTTCCTGAAGCGCCGCTACAAGCATGTCGAGATCGTCTTCATTCGCCACACCGACCGCGCCGAGGAGGTCGACGAGCAGACCTTCTTCTATGGGCCGGCCTCGGGCGGCACGCTCGTCTCCAGCGCGCTGCAGGCGATGCACGAGATCGTGCGCGAGCGCTTCAACCCGTCTGACTGGAACATCTATGCCGCGCAAGCCTCCGACGGCGACAATTCCTATTCCGACGGCGAGCTCACAGGCATGCTGTTGACCGACAAGATCCTGCCGGTCTGCCAGTTCTTCGCCTATCTCGAGGTCGGGGAATCCGGCGGCAGCGCGTTCGATCTCTCCGATTCCTCGCTCTGGACCCTCTATGAGCGTCTGCGCAACAGCGGCGCACCGCTCTCGATGCGCAAGGTCTCGGAACGCAGCGAGATCTTTCCGGTGTTCCACGATTTGTTTCAGCGTCGCGAGACTGCCCAGGAGAAAGCCGCTCCATGA
- a CDS encoding SpoVR family protein — protein MTERLFEGADWDFHTLQRITDACEEVALKDLGLDVYPNQIEVITAEQMLDAYSSVGMPLFYKHWSFGKHFAYHEASYRKGLMGLAYEIVINSSPCISYLMEENTATMQTLVIAHAAFGHNHFFKNNYLFKQWTDADGILDYLDFAKNYVMQCEERYGRVEVERTLDAAHALMSHGIDRYPGKKKLDLRAEEKRAGRRRQHEEEVFNDLWRTVPAGKSKTRSALSIERRRKLLGLPQENLLYFLEKSAPRLAPWQRELLRIVRHIAQYFYPQSQTKVMNEGTATYVHYRIMTKLHQQGRITDGNFLEFLGSHTNVVFQPEFDDPRFSGFNPYALGFAVMQDIERIVTRPEDEDREWFPDIAGKNDVMGVLRDVWANYRDESFIAQFLSPKLMRHFRMFHLHDDPEERAGIRVDAIHDERGFRRVRRELARQHDVGYIDANIEVVDVDLSGDRRLILHHHVIKGSQLNETDAKRVLQHLADLWTYDVALIEVDANDKVLREYVVSPRPIAAAVA, from the coding sequence ATGACGGAACGATTGTTCGAAGGCGCGGATTGGGATTTCCACACCTTGCAGCGCATCACCGATGCCTGCGAGGAGGTGGCGCTGAAGGATCTCGGGCTCGACGTCTATCCGAACCAGATCGAGGTCATCACCGCCGAGCAGATGCTGGACGCCTATTCGTCGGTCGGCATGCCGCTGTTCTACAAGCACTGGTCGTTCGGCAAGCATTTTGCGTACCACGAGGCGTCCTATCGCAAGGGCCTGATGGGGCTCGCCTACGAGATCGTCATCAACTCCTCGCCCTGCATCTCCTACCTGATGGAGGAGAACACGGCGACGATGCAGACGCTGGTGATCGCCCACGCCGCCTTCGGCCATAACCACTTCTTCAAGAACAATTATCTGTTCAAGCAGTGGACCGATGCCGACGGCATCCTGGATTATCTCGATTTCGCCAAGAACTACGTCATGCAATGCGAGGAGCGTTACGGCCGCGTCGAGGTCGAACGCACGCTGGATGCCGCGCATGCGCTGATGTCGCACGGCATCGACCGCTATCCCGGCAAGAAGAAGCTCGATCTGCGCGCCGAGGAAAAGCGAGCAGGGCGCCGCCGTCAGCATGAGGAAGAGGTCTTCAACGATCTCTGGCGCACCGTGCCGGCCGGCAAGAGCAAGACCCGCTCTGCGCTCAGCATCGAGCGCCGCCGCAAGCTGCTCGGCCTGCCGCAGGAGAATTTGCTCTACTTCCTGGAAAAGAGCGCGCCGCGTCTGGCGCCGTGGCAGCGTGAGCTGCTCCGCATCGTCCGCCACATTGCGCAGTATTTTTACCCGCAGAGCCAGACCAAGGTGATGAACGAGGGGACGGCGACCTACGTCCACTATCGCATCATGACCAAGCTGCACCAGCAGGGCCGCATCACCGACGGAAACTTCCTGGAATTCCTGGGCTCGCACACCAACGTGGTGTTCCAGCCCGAATTCGACGACCCACGCTTCTCCGGCTTCAATCCCTATGCGCTCGGTTTTGCCGTGATGCAGGACATCGAGCGCATCGTTACCCGTCCGGAGGACGAGGACCGCGAATGGTTTCCCGATATCGCCGGCAAGAACGACGTCATGGGCGTGCTGCGCGACGTCTGGGCCAACTACCGCGATGAAAGCTTCATTGCGCAGTTCCTGAGCCCGAAGCTGATGCGGCACTTCCGCATGTTCCACCTGCATGACGATCCCGAAGAGCGCGCCGGTATCCGGGTCGATGCCATTCATGACGAGCGCGGCTTCCGCCGCGTTCGCCGCGAGCTGGCACGGCAGCATGATGTCGGCTACATCGACGCCAACATCGAGGTGGTCGACGTCGATCTCTCCGGCGATCGCCGCCTGATCCTGCACCATCACGTCATCAAGGGCTCGCAGCTCAACGAGACCGATGCCAAGCGGGTGCTGCAGCATCTGGCCGATCTCTGGACCTACGACGTCGCGCTGATCGAGGTCGACGCCAACGACAAGGTCCTGCGCGAATACGTCGTGAGCCCGCGCCCGATTGCGGCGGCGGTGGCTTGA
- a CDS encoding bifunctional transaldolase/phosoglucose isomerase yields the protein MNPVKELEKHGQAVWLDFLARGFIAKGDLKRLIDTDGVKGVTSNPSIFEKAIGSSDEYDAPIGRALKRGDRNVADLFEAVAVEDIQNAADVLRPVYDRLKGGDGYVSLEVSPYLAMDTAGTVAEARRLWKDVARKNLMVKVPATPEGLPAIETLISDGISINITLLFSKAVYLEVAEAYIAGLEKYVAGGGDPSHVASVASFFVSRIDSVVDKQLDEKIARANDPSEKERLAALKGKVAIANAKVAYQDYKRLFSGPRWDKLAAKGAKPQRMLWASTGTKNKEYSDVLYVEELIGPDTINTVPPATLDAFRDHGTPRDSLEENVDDARRVLEELERSGISLDAITEELVKDGVKQFADAADKLYGAVAHKRATVLGPALDRQSLSLGEGLGKTVAKSTEEWRASAKIRRLWQRDKSVWTGADEDKWLGWLDSAAKADIADYEDYAGRVKGQKFSDAVVLGMGGSSLGPEVLAETFGKKPGFPKLHVLDSTDPAQVRAMEAKIDIANTVFIVSSKSGGTTEPNAMKDYFHEQVAKAVGPNSKTGHRFIAVTDPGSSLEKAAKKLNYARIFHGEPSIGGRYSVLSPFGLVPAATAGIDVKTFVKHALAMARSCGPDVPPSENPGVQLGLAMGLAGLEGRDKVTILASKKIADFGAWAEQLIAESTGKEGKGLIPIEGEPLGDPSVYGNDRFFIDIRIDGEADAAHDSQLAAIEAAGHPVVRIVMKSIEHLGQEFFRFEMATAVAGSILGINPFDQPDVEAAKIKTRELTASFEKTGALPKEEPVVSTDEADLYTDEANATALRAAGANGDLTSWLKAHLSRSGDGDYVALLGYIARDKATIDALQAMRLEVREKRQVATCAEFGPRFLHSTGQAYKGGPDSGVFLQITADDAKDLPVPGQKASFGVIKAAQARGDFDVLTERGRRALRVHLKGGLKKGLAALNAALNDALN from the coding sequence ATGAATCCCGTCAAAGAACTGGAAAAGCACGGCCAGGCCGTCTGGCTGGACTTCCTCGCCCGCGGCTTCATCGCCAAGGGCGACCTGAAGCGGCTGATCGACACCGACGGCGTCAAGGGCGTCACCTCCAATCCCTCGATCTTCGAGAAGGCGATCGGCAGCTCGGACGAATACGACGCCCCGATCGGCAGGGCGCTGAAGCGCGGCGACCGGAACGTGGCCGATTTGTTCGAGGCGGTCGCGGTCGAGGACATTCAGAACGCCGCCGACGTACTGCGCCCGGTCTATGACCGCCTCAAGGGCGGCGACGGCTACGTCAGCCTGGAAGTCTCGCCCTATCTCGCCATGGACACCGCCGGAACCGTTGCCGAGGCGCGGCGGCTCTGGAAGGACGTGGCCCGCAAGAACCTGATGGTGAAGGTGCCGGCGACGCCCGAGGGCCTGCCGGCGATCGAGACGCTGATCAGCGACGGGATCAGCATCAACATCACGCTGCTGTTCTCCAAGGCGGTCTACCTGGAGGTGGCCGAAGCCTACATCGCCGGTCTCGAAAAATACGTCGCCGGCGGCGGCGATCCCTCTCACGTCGCGAGCGTGGCGAGCTTTTTCGTCAGCCGCATCGACTCGGTGGTCGACAAGCAACTCGACGAGAAGATCGCCCGCGCCAACGATCCATCCGAGAAGGAGCGGCTCGCCGCGCTCAAGGGCAAGGTCGCGATCGCCAACGCCAAGGTCGCCTACCAGGATTACAAGCGCCTGTTCTCGGGTCCGCGCTGGGACAAGCTCGCCGCCAAGGGCGCCAAGCCACAGCGCATGTTGTGGGCCTCGACCGGCACGAAGAACAAGGAGTACAGCGACGTTCTCTATGTCGAGGAGCTGATCGGCCCCGACACCATCAACACCGTGCCGCCGGCAACGCTGGACGCCTTCCGCGACCACGGCACGCCGCGCGACAGCCTGGAAGAGAATGTCGACGACGCCAGGCGCGTGCTGGAAGAGCTGGAGCGCTCCGGCATCTCGCTCGATGCGATCACCGAGGAGCTGGTCAAGGACGGCGTGAAGCAATTTGCCGATGCCGCCGACAAGCTCTACGGCGCCGTCGCCCACAAGCGCGCGACCGTACTGGGGCCCGCACTCGACCGCCAGTCTCTCTCGCTCGGCGAGGGGCTCGGCAAGACGGTCGCCAAGAGTACCGAGGAATGGCGCGCATCGGCAAAAATCCGCAGGCTCTGGCAGCGCGACAAGTCGGTGTGGACCGGCGCGGACGAGGACAAATGGCTCGGCTGGCTCGACAGCGCAGCCAAGGCCGACATTGCCGACTACGAGGACTATGCAGGCCGGGTGAAGGGCCAGAAATTCTCCGACGCCGTCGTGCTCGGCATGGGCGGATCGAGCCTCGGGCCGGAGGTGCTGGCCGAGACGTTTGGCAAGAAGCCGGGCTTTCCGAAGCTGCACGTGCTGGATTCCACCGATCCGGCGCAGGTGCGGGCGATGGAAGCGAAGATCGACATCGCCAACACGGTGTTCATCGTCTCCAGCAAGTCCGGCGGTACCACCGAGCCGAACGCGATGAAGGACTATTTTCATGAGCAGGTCGCCAAGGCGGTCGGGCCGAACTCGAAGACCGGCCACCGCTTCATCGCGGTGACCGATCCGGGCTCGTCGCTGGAGAAGGCGGCCAAGAAGCTGAACTACGCCCGCATCTTCCATGGCGAGCCATCGATCGGCGGACGCTACTCCGTGCTCTCGCCGTTCGGCCTGGTGCCGGCCGCAACGGCCGGCATCGACGTCAAGACCTTCGTCAAGCACGCGCTGGCGATGGCCCGCTCCTGCGGCCCGGACGTGCCACCGAGTGAGAACCCCGGCGTGCAGCTCGGCCTCGCCATGGGCCTCGCCGGCCTCGAAGGACGCGACAAGGTGACGATCCTGGCCTCGAAGAAGATCGCCGATTTCGGCGCCTGGGCCGAGCAGCTGATCGCGGAATCGACCGGCAAGGAAGGCAAGGGCCTGATCCCGATCGAGGGCGAGCCCCTGGGCGATCCCTCAGTGTACGGCAACGACCGATTCTTCATCGATATCCGCATCGACGGCGAGGCGGACGCCGCCCACGACTCCCAGCTTGCCGCGATCGAAGCGGCCGGCCATCCCGTGGTGCGCATCGTCATGAAGTCGATCGAGCATCTCGGCCAGGAGTTCTTCCGCTTCGAGATGGCAACGGCGGTGGCGGGCTCGATCCTCGGCATCAACCCGTTCGACCAGCCGGACGTGGAAGCGGCCAAGATCAAGACCCGCGAGCTCACCGCGTCGTTCGAGAAGACCGGCGCGCTGCCGAAAGAAGAGCCGGTGGTCAGCACCGACGAAGCCGATCTCTATACCGACGAGGCGAACGCCACGGCGCTCCGCGCCGCCGGCGCCAACGGCGATCTCACCTCCTGGCTGAAGGCGCATCTGTCGCGATCGGGCGACGGCGACTATGTCGCCCTGCTCGGCTACATCGCGCGCGACAAGGCCACGATCGACGCACTCCAGGCCATGCGACTGGAGGTGCGTGAGAAGCGTCAGGTCGCGACCTGCGCCGAGTTCGGACCACGCTTCCTGCACTCGACCGGGCAGGCCTACAAGGGCGGGCCGGACAGCGGCGTGTTCCTTCAGATCACGGCAGACGATGCCAAGGACTTGCCCGTGCCCGGTCAGAAGGCGAGCTTCGGCGTGATCAAGGCGGCACAGGCGCGCGGCGATTTCGACGTACTCACCGAGCGCGGCCGACGCGCGCTTCGGGTGCACCTCAAGGGCGGCCTCAAGAAGGGTCTTGCGGCGCTCAATGCCGCGCTCAACGACGCGCTGAATTAA
- a CDS encoding DsrE family protein, with protein sequence MNRRNILWSAVSALGAAFGVSRAQAATEAGAGNKLKVVYHLSDAEKVNFVLGNIQNHFDGVGGPEHVTIALVIHGPALKAFHWAQANPDVTKRIGDFSKGGVELAACGNTMKVQNVTLTDLLPGFVSAEQGGVVRIVELQSQGYLYLRP encoded by the coding sequence ATGAACCGCCGAAACATCCTGTGGAGTGCCGTCTCGGCTTTGGGCGCGGCCTTTGGCGTCTCGCGTGCGCAAGCGGCCACGGAAGCCGGCGCGGGCAACAAGCTCAAGGTGGTCTACCATCTCAGCGACGCCGAGAAGGTCAATTTCGTGCTCGGCAACATCCAGAACCACTTCGACGGGGTCGGCGGCCCCGAGCATGTCACGATCGCTCTTGTCATCCACGGGCCGGCGCTGAAGGCATTTCACTGGGCGCAGGCCAACCCCGATGTCACCAAGCGCATCGGCGACTTTTCCAAAGGCGGCGTCGAGCTCGCCGCTTGCGGCAACACGATGAAGGTGCAGAACGTCACGCTGACTGATCTGTTGCCCGGCTTCGTGAGCGCGGAGCAAGGCGGCGTGGTCCGCATCGTGGAGTTGCAGTCCCAGGGGTATTTGTACTTGCGACCGTAG
- a CDS encoding STM3941 family protein: MATLGKSMQAQNDGVAFAVANSPPPAGCVDASPDLEIGSCTTSLRLLVAAGFAMTLLSASLAFNWWDGLGEYDVMAGFVGVVVFALITIRLIWMLPAERGPVVVVTPYGIRDLRIGNEFLPWDSIAEISAEQRDGHNMVVLTPTQGLQRQLCSIRNLARLAQNNRIVIRSDGLATDFDTLLRACRDCHNAVGSPRTALQQEDERGTQGAQGFKDTQGFAVQAS, translated from the coding sequence ATGGCCACGCTGGGGAAAAGCATGCAGGCTCAAAATGACGGTGTCGCGTTCGCCGTCGCCAACAGTCCGCCGCCGGCCGGATGCGTCGACGCATCGCCCGACCTCGAAATCGGCTCCTGTACGACCTCGCTGCGACTGCTGGTCGCGGCGGGCTTTGCCATGACCCTGCTCAGTGCCAGCCTCGCCTTCAACTGGTGGGATGGTCTTGGCGAGTACGACGTGATGGCCGGATTTGTCGGCGTCGTGGTGTTCGCCCTGATCACAATCCGGCTGATCTGGATGCTCCCCGCCGAGCGGGGACCGGTGGTGGTGGTCACGCCCTACGGCATCCGCGATCTCCGCATCGGCAATGAATTTCTGCCGTGGGATTCGATCGCGGAGATTTCGGCTGAACAACGCGACGGTCACAACATGGTCGTGCTGACGCCGACGCAGGGCTTGCAGCGGCAGCTCTGCAGCATCCGCAATCTGGCGCGCCTTGCGCAGAACAATCGAATCGTCATCCGGTCGGACGGCCTGGCGACCGATTTTGATACATTGCTGCGCGCTTGTCGCGACTGTCACAATGCCGTCGGCAGTCCGCGCACCGCATTGCAGCAGGAAGATGAACGCGGCACCCAAGGCGCCCAGGGCTTCAAAGACACCCAAGGCTTCGCCGTACAAGCGTCATAA